A portion of the Malania oleifera isolate guangnan ecotype guangnan chromosome 3, ASM2987363v1, whole genome shotgun sequence genome contains these proteins:
- the LOC131151382 gene encoding probable disease resistance protein At4g27220: protein MALDIARSDKHMFMVKAGAQLEELPNNRNWQGSLERISLMRNFLGRGAEDFTSPMCPLLSTLLLNDNERLTKMSNIFFASMPSLTVLDLSSTSIEHVPDSLSSLTNLRALLLKRCPKLKYVPSLAQLKKLRKLDLQNSEKCGALMGIEELCDLKFLELCGMSIKWMFPQTERGGKEVLPKLRQLQCIGVGGKDMEVDQLSVLTKLESIKLWGLDPLKFKNYVKSEAWKNLKRYFLCLSTDVLQLPKILFGRQLCIDYRGVRNSSEMGELSLMLPSNVQELILRGCNDFCSLLDFSSSLKNAEDLERCKIESCQGMHHLWANNCCIATTDSNIMPLFLPQLETLVVRDLQNLKALLKLQEGAVGRGGLEQSLSPVSSGSFSNLKLLSISECHNVKYIFPFGFAQKHLQNLEIMIVHDCKNIENIISAVDGDEEEEGVHQERSKNSMFMFPKLQELWLGYLPKLQGLICGNKGSMVSDYLQEIHIYGCPNLKSLPISISMHDNDIGMVSSVLPPPTTIKRIIKAKRNQFDAMEWADKSLFKLIPVTEVVDRTAIIENDIQRGVAAQNQRKRLAPQGFQAGTSRGPWRGGRDRKDQR from the exons ATGGCCCTTGATATTGCAAGATCGGATAAACATATGTTTATGGTGAAAGCTGGTGCCCAACTAGAAGAGCTCCCAAATAATAGAAATTGGCAAGGGAGTCTAGAGAGGATTTCATTAATGAGAAATTTCTTAGGTAGAGGGGCGGAAGATTTTACTTCGCCGATGTGCCCTTTGTTGTCTACTTTGCTGCTAAATGATAATGAAAGATTAACAAAGATGTCCAATATCTTTTTTGCAAGTATGCCAAGTTTGACAGTTTTAGACTTGTCTAGTACAAGCATTGAGCATGTTCCTGACTCCCTCTCAAGCTTGACGAACCTAAGAGCACTATTGCTTAAAAGATGCCCAAAATTAAAATATGTTCCTTCTCTGGCACAACTCAAAAAATTAAGGAAACTTGATCTTCAGAATAGTGAAAAATGTGGAGCTCTTATGGGCATCGAAGAATTATGTGACCTCAAATTCCTAGAATTGTGCGGTATGTCCATCAAATGGATGTTTCCTCAAACTGAAAGAGGGGGCAAGGAGGTCCTCCCCAAGCTAAGGCAGTTGCAGTGCATTGGAGTTGGAGGAAAAGATATGGAGGTGGATCAACTCTCTGTCTTGACAAAGTTAGAAAGTATCAAACTCTGGGGCCTTGACCCTCTCAAGtttaaaaattatgtaaaatCTGAGGCTTGGAAAAATTTGAAGCGCTACTTCCTTTGCCTATCGACGGATGTTCTTCAGCTACCAAAAATACTATTTGGCAGACAATTATGTATAGATTATCGTGGGGTTCGTAATAGTTCAGAAATGGGGGAATTATCCCTCATGCTCCCTTCAAATGTCCAAGAGTTGATTTTAAGGGGATGCAATGATTTCTGCAGCTTGTTAGATTTTTCGTCTTCTTTGAAGAATGCTGAGGATTTAGAGAGATGTAAAATTGAGTCCTGCCAAGGGATGCACCACTTGTGGGCAAATAATTGTTGCATTGCCACCACCGATTCTAATATTATGCCTTTATTTTTACCACAACTAGAGACCTTGGTGGTGCGTGATTTGCAAAACCTCAAAGCCCTCTTAAAGCTTCAGGAGGGTGCAGTTGGAAGGGGAGGACTAGAACAATCACTGTCGCCAGTATCGAGTGGAAGCTTTTCCAATCTTAAGCTATTGTCCATTTCGGAATGTCATAATGTAAAGTATATATTTCCTTTTGGGTTTGCACAGAAACACCTCCAAAACCTTGAGATTATGATTGTGCACGACTGTAAAAATATTGAGAATATCATTTCAGCGGTAGacggagatgaagaagaagagggggTGCATCAGGAAAGGAGCAAGAATTCCATGTTCATGTTCCCAAAATTACAAGAATTGTGGTTAGGATATCTACCCAAGTTGCAGGGGTTAATATGTGGTAATAAGGGGAGCATGGTCAGTGACTATTTGCAAGAAATACACATATATGGATGCCCAAATCTGAAGAGCCTCCCTATTTCCATTTCTATGCATGATAATGATATTGGCATGGTGTCATCTGTTCTTCCTCCTCCTACAACTATAAAAAGAATTATTAAAGCAAAAAGAAACCAGTTTGATGCTATGGAGTGGGCCGACAAATCCCTTTTCAAACTGATACCAGTAACAG aggttgtagacagaacTGCAATTATTGAGAATGACATTCAGAGGGGTGTAGCGGCTCAGAATCAGAGaaagaggcttgcgcctcaagGTTTTCAAGCTGgcaccagtaggggtccatggagaggaggtcgcgataggaAAGACCAGAGGtag